The stretch of DNA GAGTTAAGTATTCAGTTTTTTTGAGTTGACTTGACAAGCAATTTTGGTAAAATAAAGGAAGCATTTAATTATTTTGGGGGTTGTTGAGAGCGATCGCCCATTTTTTTTACCACAAAACGTCTCAAAGCGCCATAGGTACGGATTTTGACGGGGTTGTCACCCCGTCAGATCAGGGGCCACATGGAAAAGGCGAACCGCCAAGCTGGGAAAAAGCGTTTATGTATTGTGTCATGCTGATGGCGATCGCGGTTTTAGGCCCAGGTGCATATTCGCTCGACGCTCTGATTTTTGGACGGTGAAGCCAGGCTTATCCTTCATAAAAGGTGTTTATAGACCAATACGGTTCAGTTAAAGCTCAATAAAGTTAAGTTAAAGTCCAAAAATTCGCATCATCGATCGTGCTATCAGACTTAACGGAACCGTATTCGATTATATGGTCAATCTCGATCCTGGCTTCAATTCTGGAGATGCCGTCAAGATTTCTGGTTTTTATCGTCCTCACTTAGCATATTGAGCATTTTTTTGGCAACTATAGCGCCGACGACTACTCCACCCACGACTTGAGCAACCTTAACAGCTTGCTTTATCCCATCACCAGAATTGATATGTTCGTGGAATATCTCATCTTTTAACCAGTCTGTAGTAACTTTCAAGTTATGAAGCGGAGTTGGCAATAGTTCTAGATAAGTGCCTTGGCGAATCAGATGACCGACTTCGCCTTTCACTTCAAAAACATCGTAAATGTTAGCGGCACTATTTTCTAAACCTAGTTTGAGAAGGGTTCCGCGTAGGTTAACCTGAGCTGGCTTTAGCTCATGTCCTAATGCCATCGCTTTCAGATTATGCGCGATCGTGGCCCCTTGCTGATAGGCTACTTGGGCAGTGGGAGGTAAAGGTTTAGTCTCATGGGGCTCAGAGGAATTAGATATTGAATCTTGATGTAGTTCTAAATGCTCGTACTCACGACCCTCAACCGTTGAGGCTTGCACATCCACCGCACAATCACCCCCTGCAAAAACTTCTAGAAAATCGGGTAACTGCAAAGTGGGAGTAACATGAACGCGACCATCTCGATCGCGGTGTTCGTTGGGAATTGGTAAGTTTTTAATCAGTGGATGTGTAGCAGTTCCAGTTGTCCAAATCGTGGTAGATGCTGATAATATTTCAGACTTACCATCGCGCTTATATTCAACTGAATCTCGACGAATAGCCGTCGCTTCTGCTCCCGCGATTAACTCCACTGGTACAGCGCGTTTTTCTAATTCCTGCTCGGCAGTTTCACGCAGATGACTATTAATATCACCCTTGAGAATTTCGTTGCCGTGATTAATTAGTACCACCCGGACTTCTTGAGGATTACCTCCCAAAGCTTCATACCAGTTAGGTAGCAGATCGGCTAAAGTAGCAACCATTTCCACACCACTTGGCCCGCCACCGATCGCAGCTACAGTTAGCAGCCGACGACGTTGCTCGGGGTCTTCAATTTGAACGGCTCGTTGTAAGCAGTCGCGCAAGTGACGATCGAGCGCGATCGCATTTTCTTGGGTGCGAAAATCAAAGGCATATTCTTTAGCACCCTCAACGCCAAAATAGCCAGTAACGCTACCTAAAGCTAACACTAAGTTACTGTAGTTGTAGTTAGTTCCCGAAGTTAATTTGACTTCCCGTTGTTCTAGGTCAATCGATTGCACCGTATCTTGCACAAAAATGATGCCGCTATCCTTGAGCAGTTCCTCAAAACGCGGTACTACCTGATTAGCATCCATCTCACCACTGAAATACTCGTAAAGTAAAGGCTTAAAACAAAAGCGTTCAGAGCTATCAATTAGGATGATGCTTCTTGGATAGTGTTCGTGTGCTAGATGCAAAGCTGTAAACAAACCAGTGAAACCACCACCAACGATTACAGTCTGATAAATTGGGTTGTTCATGAGATGATTTTTCTCCACTAATTGAGCGTCAGTAAGAAGAAGGAAGAAGGAAGAAGGATTTAGTTATCTAGGAGAGAAGGAAGAAGGAAGAAAAATTTAGTTATCTAGGAGAGAAGGAAGAATGTTTATACAGTCAGCTTTTTAGCCATCCCGATCTTATGTTTAATTAGGTGGATTTACTTGAATTGAAATGAAAAAGCGGTGAGAATGCAAATTGAGGCTTCAAAATAAATTGCATTGCTTGCTAGAAAATAACAAATTAATAGGAGCAGCAATGCAATTTATACTATTTAATTAAAAAGAGACCAATTAATACAAAGCTGAGAAAGATAGCAAGAACAATAGCGTGTTCAACTCTAGGGCTAATAATCTTGACAGCAATCACTAAAGTAACTGCTAGGAGGACAACGCCAATATCCACAGCAACCTGACCACCTCGATCGATCAATGGATCTTTTTGGGCTGATTGAACCAAACTGAAAAAGTCAATTGTGATAATTGCTAGTGATTTTTGAGTTGGGAAATTCATAAAAAACCTCCTTGAAGTTTATAAAGCAAGGTACCAGTACATTTGGGTTATAACTGTAACAAAAATTGCATCCCTGGGCTTTTATTACCAGTAGTTTGTCTATAAATTCAAATCCCTAATAAAGCCATGCTTAAGTACGATTTGGCTACAAATAACCATTCATCTTGAGACTGCAAATTTCTAGGGTGGCCAGAGATAGATAAGTGAAAATAGGATAACCCAGATCGCATCAACAAAGTGCCAGAACAAAGTAGTTGCGCTGACACCAAAGTACCCCTTGTTGTAATTGTCCCGAATGAAAGAACGAGAAAGCATCAGCAACTGCAAGAGAATGCCCGCAAAAACGTGCAGCCCGTGGAAACCTGTTAGCAGGTAAAATGTTCCACCCATTAGCCCTGTAGTCAGCCGGAAGTTAAGGTTACTCCACTCGATACCCTGACCAACTAAGAAGTAAATTCCCATACCAAAAGTCAGTACCCAAAGCCAGCGAAATCTAATAATTTTATGGCGTTTGAGGGCGTTTTCTGCGGCTTGAATAACGAAGCTACTTGAAAGCAGCACCACAGTATTAATAATGATAAATTTAGATAATTCCGGCCCCTTAACACCAGGTGGTAGCCAGTTGGAATGGGTCAATCGTAGAGCGATATAGGTAAAGAAAAAGCTGAAAAAAACTAGGCTCTCCGACAGCAAGAATATGGTAACGCCGAACATTGCTTTACCATGATGATCGTGAGCGATGCCACCACCAATTGGTAAGAACCTTTGTAACCAATTAGGCAGGGACTGTACTAAGCGATCGAAACGAATTGGGCTTTCATCTATATGATGTGTAGGATTTGGCATAACTCCGATAATTTTGGATTTTGGATCTGGGATTTTGGATTGAGAAAAAGCAGTCAATTCCTCTCCCCTTACCTGATCTATTCTTGAGTAACAGCAGCCTCTGGTATCGCTTTAGAGTTGTAATGATAGGGTGGATCGTTGACAACAGGAATTTCCTCAAAGTTCTCCCTGGGTGGCGGTGAAGAAGTCTTCCACTCCAGCCCTGTAGCGTGCCAAGGATTGTCAGGTGCTTTTTTACCTAATAGCAAAGAACCGACGATATTGGCAATAAAAGGCAGCGTAGACATACCCAAGAAAAAGGCTCCCAAACTAGCAATAATATTCCACCCTTGGAACTGCGGATCGTAAGATGAAACCCGGCGCACCATGCCTTGTAAACCGAGCGGGTGCATGGGGAAAAACGTAAGATTAGCGCCGATAAAAGTTAAAAAGAAATGCAATTTTCCCCAGCCTTCAGCGTACATTCGTCCAGTTATTTTTGGGAACCAGAAGTAAATCGCGGCAAAGATTGCCATCGTGATTGTATTGTGGACGACGTAGTGGAAGTGACCTACTACAAAGTAGGTATTGTTGACATGAATATCAAACGGAACTGAACTAAGCATGATGCCAGTAATTCCACCGAAAATAAACATAAGTACACCTCCCAAGGCAAATAACATGGGGGTTAAAAGATGCAGTCTGCCATTCCAAACTGTGGCAGTCCAAGCAAATACTTTGACACCAGTAGGGACAGCTACCAACATTGAGGAAACCATAAATAGTATCCGCATCCAATTGGGTGTAGCACTGGCAAACATATGGTGTACCCAAACAAATATGCTGACTAAACCAATTCCAAAGGAGGCGATCGCAACCGATCGATAGCCAAATAAAGGATTACGAGAAAAGGCGGGGAGAATTTCCGAAAAGATGCCAAAAGCAGGCAGCGCCATCACATAAACCGCCGGATGGGAGTAGAACCAAAATAAGTGCTGATAGATAATTGGGTCGCCATTCTCCAGGGGTTTGAAGAAATTTGTCCCAAAAGTGAGGTCAAAAAATAACAGTACGATCGCGCCCGTCAGGGAAGGTAAACAAATTAGTTGTAGCAACTGGGCGCTGAGAACTGTCCAAACGAAAATCGGCATCCGAAAAAACGTCATCCCTGGTGCCCGCATCCAAACAATTGTAGTAATAAAGTTGACTCCTCCCATAATCGATGAAATACCCAGCAACATTACACTCAGTATCCAAATTGATTCGCCGTTGATGGGATAACCAGTTGGGTTTTGGAGGCTGATTGGTGGGTAAGACCACCAGCCAGCTTGTGCGGGCCCACCTTGTACTAAAAAGCTCGATAGTAGGAGGATACCTGCTGGCGGAATTATCCAAAAGGCGAGCGCATTCAGAACTGGAAACGCCATGTCTTTTGCCCCAATTATCAACGGTACTAAGTAGTTAGCAAGACCAGCATTGAAGGGGATAATCCACAGGAAAATCATCACCGTGCCGTGTAGAGTAAATAAGCCATTATATAAAGAGCGATCGACCAAATCTGATTCGGGAGTAAGCAGTTCGCCCCGAATAATCATCGCTAACATCCCACCAATCAAAAAGAAAATAAAAGTCGTCACCATGTACTGAACACCGATAACTTTATGGTCGGTGCTAAAGCTGAAATACTCCTGCCAGTCGGGATCGTTTTTACTGTTGGGATTTTCTGATTCGTCAGTAATTGGGATTGAGTTATTTGTCATATATTTTTTATTTACGGATAGCAGCTTGAGAAAGCCATTGATTATAACTTTCACTTGAATCAACATATACATCCGCCACCATCAAGGCAAAGTCGGTGCCGCTGAATTGGGAATCACGCAGGTGATATTTGCCGATTTTGGTGGGTGTTAAGACCAGGTTAATATTGCGGTTGGGGATGATATCTTGCTTTAACCGAAATTCCGGGACATAAAAGCCGTGAATTACATCTTGGGAATGTAAACTTAAACGGGTACGTTCATTTACTCTCAGGTGTAATTCGTTACTAATGGCATTATTTGGATAGCGGAAAGACCAAACCGATTGTTTAGCTATAACCTCAATATTTTCAGTAACAGGTTGATCGGTATTTGTGACCGTTGCAGCGGTAGCAGATTCTTCCAATAGGTGCAGATGTACGATCGGTTGTAGCCCCTCAATATCTAGTTGTTGATAAATGCTGAAACTTTGAGCTGCAAGCCATAAAACTAGGACGGTTGGGGCGGAAGTCCAGAGGATTTCTAGCCTCACATCGCTTCTGGTAGGATGACCGTGACTCCAATCTCCCTTGGGCGCGCGATCGGTGAGAATTGAGTATCCGATCGTGCCTGCGATCGCGAGAAAGATGAACGTTCCCACGGAGGTTAAAAAGCTAAATATGCGATCGACTCTTTCCGCTTCTGCGGTTGCCTGAATCGGCATCCAAGAGTAGGCGCGATCGCCAATCCAGCGGGCTATTATCATAATTACCGCGATAAAAACTATTAATAATAGTGTGTTGAAAATTTTCCTCATCGCATCTCCTGTAAAATCAATTGTTCTAGTATCTTTATTGGCATTATTTAAGTAATAAATTCGGATTTTTACCTTGTCGAATTAAGCCCGCTGCCGTATTATGTATCCCGAACTCGTCTCCCATCTGCGCCCCTAAAGTGCCGTGAACATATAACAATCCCAATATAAAAATACCCATCAACAAGTAACTCCACTGCACTTGGATTGTGGCATTTTTGCGCCAGCGGTAGCGCTGTAACCCCCTCCATACGGTCATGGCAACAATCGCTGCTAATAGTAAAATACCCCCCATACCATGCAAGAGCATTGTTGTACCAGCCCCCAACCCCCAAGCACTATTCATATTTGTGGGTGGGTCTGCCAACATCATCTCAAAAAAGCCCGCTGCGACGGTAAAAAATGTGATAACAGCACTTGCTAAAAGATTGTACCAACCAACATCAAAAAAGCTGGGACGAATAGCAGTCAGAGTCAAAAATTTGAGGATTGGTTTTTCAAAACGAAACAGCGTTCCCGCAATATCAAAAATTATGGCAATAATGAATAAACCCAACGTGAAATGCACTAGCTGCGGATGAATTGGAACCTCGTATGGTAATCCGTTCGCACCTAGTTTGAACCACAACCGATCGATAAGTTGCGAGTTCATTGTAAGACTCCATTTTTTGTTGCTTCAACTACGGGCTCTACGTGCAGCCCGTATACCCAAACTAACTTAGTCCCTAAATATTGTTGAAAGCATACTAAACAAATTAAAAATGTTGCAACACCTAGATAAGCAACAGGTATCTTTACTGGAGTTCGGGCGCGAATCGCGAATCTCCATGCGGTAATTGCCACAATAATTGCCGAAAGTGACCAGCCTGTAATTGTGTGTAAATTCAGTGTCGGCTTGACGGCTTCGTAAGGTTGGGCTAAACCAGCTTCAAACTGACCAAAGATGACGGCGAGGAAAATACTGACTGAAGCAACAAACATATTCCAGAAACTCACCTCAAACAAACGATGATTGCGGTTGAAATAGCCCGTCACGTCGCAGCAGAAGGAAAAAATTATCATCGCGATCGCGAAATGGACGACGATCGGATGGAGCGGATCTGGGTAAGGTAGATTCGCATTATTGAGAGGCAGAGGCATCGCTTTCTCCTGTTTTAGTGGACTTGTTCCCGGAGGCAAGCTGACAGAGATTTCTCTAAATATAGATTGAGACTAATTCTACAAAAACATATCTATCTAAAGATTGATCTAATCCTGAAAAATAACCATAGCTTCTCAAACTATTGGGCTTTCAACCCTCTAAAGTTTTAAGGCGATCGCTGGTGATATTATTGACACATTAATCACATAAAGATTAGTTGTATATCACAAAAAACATTGCTTGACAATTAATTTTATGTGTAAGTTTCTGGAGAAGATAATTATAAAGTTATACCCTTAGAAATAGAGACGAATTACCCCATTAGATAGACGTATTTGATTCTACAAATCCCTAAAGTGAGCGCAGAAACCAATAAATAAATCTTTAAGTAGTTACATTCTTAATTAGGTACAACTTTACTTCACAAAGAAATAAAACTAGGAAAAAACATGAGCTATTCCCCTAATCTTTTCAAAGGTCAAAAAGCAGTCGTAACGGGTGCAAGTTCTGGTATTGGTGAAGGAGTCACCCATACTTTGGCTGCATCGGGTGCTTCTGTTTTAGTCAACTACCATTCTCAACAGGAAGCAGCAGAGTAGACGGCGGTATGACTCTGTATACAGGGTTCGCGACGGGGGGCTAGATGAACGCAGAACAGCAAAGGTTAGAAGAGAATCGCGAACCGGATGAACCTTGGTATCGTTGGGGTTCCTACTTGAGCGATCGCCAATGGGGTACAGTGCGGGAGGATTACTCACCGGATGGTTCAGCTTGGGAGTATTTTCCTCACGACCAGGCGCGATCGCGCGCTTACCGTTGGGGTGAAGATGGATTGGGTGGATGGTGCGATCGCCACAGTCAACTCTGCTTTGGTCTAACACTGTGGAATGGCCGCGATCCAATTTTAAAAGAACGTCTGTTTGGACTGACTAACGAACAAGGTAATCACGGTGAAGATGTCAAAGAATATTACTTCTACCTGGACAACACGCCTACCCATTCCTATATGCGCTGGTTGTACAAATATCCTCAACTGGAATTTCCCTATACTCAGCTTGTAGAGGAAAACGCTCATCGCCACAAGGATCGACCAGAATTTGAATTATTAGATACGGGCGTGTTTGACGATAATCGCTATTTTGATGTGGTTGCCGAATACGCCAAAGCCTCTCCCGATGATATTTGCATTCGCATCAGCATCACGAATCGGGGGGCGGAAACTGCCAGCATCGACGTACTACCTACCCTTTGGTTTCGCAATACCTGGATATGGACAGGTAATAAACCGCAGTCACAGCTATCGAAAGTTGCTGATGGTGTAATTAAGGCGAACAGTGAGAAATATGGGGATTATTGGTTATTTTGCGATGGAAATCATCAGCTTTTATTTACAGAGAATGAAACTAACAGCCAACGTCTCTACGGAGTTGCTAATGCCTCACCTTA from Kamptonema formosum PCC 6407 encodes:
- a CDS encoding DUF2231 domain-containing protein, which produces MNSQLIDRLWFKLGANGLPYEVPIHPQLVHFTLGLFIIAIIFDIAGTLFRFEKPILKFLTLTAIRPSFFDVGWYNLLASAVITFFTVAAGFFEMMLADPPTNMNSAWGLGAGTTMLLHGMGGILLLAAIVAMTVWRGLQRYRWRKNATIQVQWSYLLMGIFILGLLYVHGTLGAQMGDEFGIHNTAAGLIRQGKNPNLLLK
- a CDS encoding NAD(P)/FAD-dependent oxidoreductase, which codes for MNNPIYQTVIVGGGFTGLFTALHLAHEHYPRSIILIDSSERFCFKPLLYEYFSGEMDANQVVPRFEELLKDSGIIFVQDTVQSIDLEQREVKLTSGTNYNYSNLVLALGSVTGYFGVEGAKEYAFDFRTQENAIALDRHLRDCLQRAVQIEDPEQRRRLLTVAAIGGGPSGVEMVATLADLLPNWYEALGGNPQEVRVVLINHGNEILKGDINSHLRETAEQELEKRAVPVELIAGAEATAIRRDSVEYKRDGKSEILSASTTIWTTGTATHPLIKNLPIPNEHRDRDGRVHVTPTLQLPDFLEVFAGGDCAVDVQASTVEGREYEHLELHQDSISNSSEPHETKPLPPTAQVAYQQGATIAHNLKAMALGHELKPAQVNLRGTLLKLGLENSAANIYDVFEVKGEVGHLIRQGTYLELLPTPLHNLKVTTDWLKDEIFHEHINSGDGIKQAVKVAQVVGGVVVGAIVAKKMLNMLSEDDKNQKS
- a CDS encoding cytochrome c oxidase subunit II, with the translated sequence MIIARWIGDRAYSWMPIQATAEAERVDRIFSFLTSVGTFIFLAIAGTIGYSILTDRAPKGDWSHGHPTRSDVRLEILWTSAPTVLVLWLAAQSFSIYQQLDIEGLQPIVHLHLLEESATAATVTNTDQPVTENIEVIAKQSVWSFRYPNNAISNELHLRVNERTRLSLHSQDVIHGFYVPEFRLKQDIIPNRNINLVLTPTKIGKYHLRDSQFSGTDFALMVADVYVDSSESYNQWLSQAAIRK
- a CDS encoding cytochrome c oxidase subunit 3 — its product is MPNPTHHIDESPIRFDRLVQSLPNWLQRFLPIGGGIAHDHHGKAMFGVTIFLLSESLVFFSFFFTYIALRLTHSNWLPPGVKGPELSKFIIINTVVLLSSSFVIQAAENALKRHKIIRFRWLWVLTFGMGIYFLVGQGIEWSNLNFRLTTGLMGGTFYLLTGFHGLHVFAGILLQLLMLSRSFIRDNYNKGYFGVSATTLFWHFVDAIWVILFSLIYLWPP
- a CDS encoding SDR family NAD(P)-dependent oxidoreductase, whose translation is MSYSPNLFKGQKAVVTGASSGIGEGVTHTLAASGASVLVNYHSQQEAAE
- a CDS encoding DUF2231 domain-containing protein, with the translated sequence MPLPLNNANLPYPDPLHPIVVHFAIAMIIFSFCCDVTGYFNRNHRLFEVSFWNMFVASVSIFLAVIFGQFEAGLAQPYEAVKPTLNLHTITGWSLSAIIVAITAWRFAIRARTPVKIPVAYLGVATFLICLVCFQQYLGTKLVWVYGLHVEPVVEATKNGVLQ
- the ctaD gene encoding cytochrome c oxidase subunit I, producing MTNNSIPITDESENPNSKNDPDWQEYFSFSTDHKVIGVQYMVTTFIFFLIGGMLAMIIRGELLTPESDLVDRSLYNGLFTLHGTVMIFLWIIPFNAGLANYLVPLIIGAKDMAFPVLNALAFWIIPPAGILLLSSFLVQGGPAQAGWWSYPPISLQNPTGYPINGESIWILSVMLLGISSIMGGVNFITTIVWMRAPGMTFFRMPIFVWTVLSAQLLQLICLPSLTGAIVLLFFDLTFGTNFFKPLENGDPIIYQHLFWFYSHPAVYVMALPAFGIFSEILPAFSRNPLFGYRSVAIASFGIGLVSIFVWVHHMFASATPNWMRILFMVSSMLVAVPTGVKVFAWTATVWNGRLHLLTPMLFALGGVLMFIFGGITGIMLSSVPFDIHVNNTYFVVGHFHYVVHNTITMAIFAAIYFWFPKITGRMYAEGWGKLHFFLTFIGANLTFFPMHPLGLQGMVRRVSSYDPQFQGWNIIASLGAFFLGMSTLPFIANIVGSLLLGKKAPDNPWHATGLEWKTSSPPPRENFEEIPVVNDPPYHYNSKAIPEAAVTQE